The following are encoded in a window of Geotrypetes seraphini chromosome 5, aGeoSer1.1, whole genome shotgun sequence genomic DNA:
- the TIRAP gene encoding toll/interleukin-1 receptor domain-containing adapter protein isoform X2, producing the protein MSVWFQRMIQKCKKKPIPVASGPVQSRTVCSAGVPQESNMSPLPSSQTAMIKSIECSDHARWFKQYDVCICHSQQDIHYVMQLVSYLEQQPQKFRCFLQLRDAALGAAIPTELCQAVKNSHCWVMLITQNFLQDPWCKYQMHQALAEAPITNGRTIPVVKDLDRACYPDELRFMYYIKATLDRESDFQQIKRAILLYLQNLDSNDTFISGNDSNLNSESTSHPSSESPHNNDIHTDISDKNLSTENTSSSDTQIDISDSHQSSERSDSG; encoded by the exons ATGTCTG TTTGGTTTCAAAGAATGATACAGAAGTGCAAGAAAAAACCTATTCCCGTGGCAAGTGGCCCAGTCCAGAGCCGTACTGTCTGCTCAGCAGGGGTTCCACAGGAAAGCAACATGTCGCCTCTACCCTCCTCACAGACAGCCATGATAAAGAGTATTGAATGTTCTGACCATGCCAGGTGGTTCAAGCAGTATGATGTGTGCATCTGCCACAGTCAGCAGGACATCCATTATGTGATGCAGCTGGTTTCCTACCTGGAACAACAGCCTCAGAAGTTCCGTTGCTTCCTGCAGCTGCGTGATGCGGCATTGGGAGCTGCCATTCCCACAGAGCTGTGCCAGGCAGTGAAAAACAGCCACTGCTGGGTGATGCTGATCACCCAGAACTTTCTCCAGGACCCCTGGTGCAAGTACCAGATGCATCAGGCACTGGCAGAAGCGCCAATCACTAATGGAAGAACCATCCCTGTGGTGAAAGACTTGGATCGGGCATGCTATCCAGATGAGCTGCGGTTCATGTACTATATCAAAGCAACGCTGGACAGGGAAAGTGACTTCCAGCAGATTAAGAGGGCCATCCTCCTAT ATCTACAGAACTTGGATAGTAATGATACATTCATTAGTGGAAATGATTCTAACCTGAACAGTGAAAGTACCAGTCACCCGAGCTCCGAGAGCCCCCACAACAATGATATCCACACTGACATTAGTGACAAAAACTTGAGTACTGAGAACACCAGCAGCAGTGACACACAAATAGATATCAGTGACAGTCATCAGAGCAGTGAGAGGAGTGACAGTGGCTGA
- the TIRAP gene encoding toll/interleukin-1 receptor domain-containing adapter protein isoform X1 yields the protein MIMFVFWFQRMIQKCKKKPIPVASGPVQSRTVCSAGVPQESNMSPLPSSQTAMIKSIECSDHARWFKQYDVCICHSQQDIHYVMQLVSYLEQQPQKFRCFLQLRDAALGAAIPTELCQAVKNSHCWVMLITQNFLQDPWCKYQMHQALAEAPITNGRTIPVVKDLDRACYPDELRFMYYIKATLDRESDFQQIKRAILLYLQNLDSNDTFISGNDSNLNSESTSHPSSESPHNNDIHTDISDKNLSTENTSSSDTQIDISDSHQSSERSDSG from the exons ATGATAATGTTTGTGT TTTGGTTTCAAAGAATGATACAGAAGTGCAAGAAAAAACCTATTCCCGTGGCAAGTGGCCCAGTCCAGAGCCGTACTGTCTGCTCAGCAGGGGTTCCACAGGAAAGCAACATGTCGCCTCTACCCTCCTCACAGACAGCCATGATAAAGAGTATTGAATGTTCTGACCATGCCAGGTGGTTCAAGCAGTATGATGTGTGCATCTGCCACAGTCAGCAGGACATCCATTATGTGATGCAGCTGGTTTCCTACCTGGAACAACAGCCTCAGAAGTTCCGTTGCTTCCTGCAGCTGCGTGATGCGGCATTGGGAGCTGCCATTCCCACAGAGCTGTGCCAGGCAGTGAAAAACAGCCACTGCTGGGTGATGCTGATCACCCAGAACTTTCTCCAGGACCCCTGGTGCAAGTACCAGATGCATCAGGCACTGGCAGAAGCGCCAATCACTAATGGAAGAACCATCCCTGTGGTGAAAGACTTGGATCGGGCATGCTATCCAGATGAGCTGCGGTTCATGTACTATATCAAAGCAACGCTGGACAGGGAAAGTGACTTCCAGCAGATTAAGAGGGCCATCCTCCTAT ATCTACAGAACTTGGATAGTAATGATACATTCATTAGTGGAAATGATTCTAACCTGAACAGTGAAAGTACCAGTCACCCGAGCTCCGAGAGCCCCCACAACAATGATATCCACACTGACATTAGTGACAAAAACTTGAGTACTGAGAACACCAGCAGCAGTGACACACAAATAGATATCAGTGACAGTCATCAGAGCAGTGAGAGGAGTGACAGTGGCTGA